In Macadamia integrifolia cultivar HAES 741 unplaced genomic scaffold, SCU_Mint_v3 scaffold1220, whole genome shotgun sequence, one DNA window encodes the following:
- the LOC122063149 gene encoding flavonol 3-O-glucosyltransferase UGT89B1-like, whose amino-acid sequence MGAEGEEAMSNSFGRSGSAHILVFPYPAQGHMLPLLDLTHQLLIRGLTITILVTPKNLPFLNPLLSQHPPSSIQTLVFPFPSHPSLPPGVENVKDIGNHGNPIIISALSSLTEPITNWFQSHPSPPIAIISDFFLGWTHHLASQLGIPRVSFYSSGAFVSSVLITLSHKMGSLKQPFLSLPNLPNSPSFALDHLPSMLRLFKESDPDWACVKDGFIANSFSWGSVFNTFDALEQIYLRHWQREMGHPRVWAVGPLMNLDSAGPSPTDRGGPSSVPSDAVLTWLGGCPDGSVLFVCFGSQFSPGKPQVEAIAAGLEGSGVRFIWSVKLSDSGPLADECGEILTGLEDRVAGRGLIIRGWAPQVPILNHRAVGGFLTHCGWNSVVEGITAGVLLLAWPLQADQFVNARLLVEDLNAAIRVAEGINAVPDSVEFARTISESLSVTRPERVRAMELRSGALAAVEQGGSSFRDLDRLVKDLYPLGRNSGELRDDEKKE is encoded by the coding sequence atgggtGCTGAAGGAGAGGAAGCGATGTCGAATTCCTTCGGCCGCAGCGGCAGCGCACACATTCTGGTGTTCCCGTACCCTGCGCAGGGGCACATGCTACCCCTCCTCGATCTCACCCACCAGCTTCTCATCCGGGGACTAACCATCACCATACTGGTGACCCCCAAAAACCTCCCTTTCCTAAACCCACTCCTCTCGCAACATCCACCCTCTTCCATCCAAACACTCGtcttccccttcccttcccaCCCTTCTCTCCCACCTGGCGTTGAGAACGTCAAGGACATCGGCAACCATGGCAACCCCATCATCATCTCTGCCCTCTCCTCCCTTACTGAACCCATCACCAACTGGTTCCAATCCCACCCTTCCCCACCCATCGCCATCATCTCCGATTTTTTCCTGGGCTGGACTCACCACCTCGCTTCCCAACTCGGCATCCCCCGTGTCTCCTTCTACTCCTCCGGCGCTTTCGTTTCCTCCGTCTTAATCACTCTATCCCACAAGATGGGTTCTCTGAAGCAACCCTTTCTCTCCTTACCTaatctcccaaattctccttccTTTGCGCTCGATCACCTCCCATCCATGCTTCGCCTATTCAAGGAATCCGATCCCGATTGGGCCTGCGTTAAAGATGGCTTCATCGCTAACTCCTTTAGTTGGGGATCCGTTTTCAACACTTTTGATGCTCTGGAACAGATCTATCTCCGTCACTGGCAGCGGGAGATGGGCCATCCACGTGTTTGGGCCGTCGGCCCTCTGATGAATCTGGACTCTGCTGGTCCAAGCCCGACTGACCGTGGTGGGCCCAGTTCGGTGCCTTCTGACGCTGTGCTGACGTGGCTCGGTGGTTGCCCCGATGGTTCTGTGCTTTTCGTGTGCTTCGGCAGCCAGTTTTCTCCGGGGAAGCCACAGGTGGAAGCGATCGCCGCCGGGCTGGAGGGGAGTGGGGTCCGCTTCATCTGGTCCGTCAAGTTGAGCGATTCAGGACCTTTGGCAGATGAGTGTGGCGAGATCCTAACTGGTTTGGAAGATCGAGTGGCTGGGAGGGGACTGATCATTAGGGGATGGGCTCCACAGGTGCCCATACTGAACCACCGAGCCGTGGGCGGGTTCTTGACTCACTGTGGGTGGAACTCAGTGGTGGAAGGGATCACGGCGGGTGTGTTGTTGCTGGCATGGCCGTTGCAGGCCGACCAATTTGTGAATGCGAGGTTGTTGGTGGAGGACTTGAACGCTGCCATTAGGGTGGCAGAGGGCATCAATGCCGTGCCTGACTCGGTGGAGTTTGCTAGGACCATATCTGAATCGTTGAGCGTGACTCGCCCTGAGAGGGTCCGAGCCATGGAGCTGCGCTCAGGGGCCTTAGCCGCAGTGGAACAAGGTGGAAGCTCTTTCAGGGATTTGGATAGGCTTGTGAAGGATTTGTATCCACTTGGGAGAAATTCGGGTGAGCTGAGAGatgatgaaaagaaagaatga